From a region of the Odoribacter splanchnicus DSM 20712 genome:
- the atpG gene encoding ATP synthase F1 subunit gamma produces MATMRELKGRINSVHSSQKITGAMKMISSARLRKAENKLLQAEPYRRKLWEIYAHIEKSGCEFQSPLTVKRQVKKVAIVIFASDDGLCGAFNINLYKKLVEEVQAYQKRGIREITVFPVGKKILAEVKRIKGIRLARHPEAFEKKDYMAATRELADELMEDFLKGKYDQVGVVYAHYKSMGVQIVRLRSFLPVIVEPEEKIETTDRLGTWYIYEPGCEQILTMLYPLMMHALMYDLLMENKTSEQAARILAMQMANDNAVKLLGKLQLEYNKLRQQGITSELLDIAGGSNRES; encoded by the coding sequence ATGGCAACGATGCGTGAACTGAAAGGAAGGATCAATTCTGTCCATTCCTCTCAGAAAATTACCGGAGCAATGAAGATGATTTCTTCTGCCCGGTTGAGAAAGGCCGAGAACAAGTTACTTCAGGCCGAGCCTTATCGCCGGAAGTTATGGGAAATATATGCCCATATTGAAAAATCCGGTTGTGAGTTTCAGTCGCCATTGACAGTGAAGCGCCAGGTAAAGAAGGTGGCTATTGTTATTTTTGCTTCCGACGATGGATTGTGCGGAGCTTTCAATATCAATTTATATAAAAAATTGGTGGAGGAAGTACAGGCTTATCAGAAACGGGGTATCCGGGAAATTACCGTTTTTCCGGTCGGAAAAAAAATACTGGCTGAGGTGAAACGGATAAAGGGCATTCGCCTGGCCCGACATCCCGAAGCTTTTGAAAAGAAAGACTATATGGCGGCTACCCGGGAATTGGCCGATGAACTGATGGAAGATTTTTTGAAAGGAAAATACGACCAGGTAGGAGTTGTTTATGCACATTATAAAAGTATGGGCGTACAAATCGTGCGGTTACGTTCTTTTTTGCCGGTTATTGTAGAACCGGAAGAAAAAATAGAAACCACAGATCGGCTCGGTACCTGGTATATTTATGAACCCGGATGTGAACAAATATTAACCATGTTGTATCCCCTGATGATGCATGCTTTGATGTACGATCTGTTGATGGAAAATAAAACTTCCGAACAGGCTGCCCGTATTCTGGCGATGCAGATGGCTAATGATAATGCCGTGAAATTATTAGGTAAGTTGCAGCTGGAGTATAATAAATTGAGACAACAAGGGATTACTTCCGAACTGTTGGATATCGCTGGAGGCAGTAATCGGGAAAGTTAA
- the atpF gene encoding F0F1 ATP synthase subunit B, with the protein MGLFKPEIGLVFWMLVVFLIILAILAKYAWPVIIRSIEQRADFIDSGVKFTREAKQRLDEVETKVEEMLAEAHRKQLAALQETERMKREMIENAKKEAADEVRKMMEEAKASMEQAKREAEKQMRRQVSRLSLEIAEKVLRKDLSKDTAQVELVDRMLDELESAQKL; encoded by the coding sequence ATGGGACTCTTTAAACCGGAGATCGGGTTGGTATTCTGGATGCTGGTGGTCTTTCTGATCATTCTGGCTATCCTGGCTAAATATGCCTGGCCCGTGATTATCCGAAGTATAGAACAAAGAGCGGATTTTATCGATAGTGGGGTGAAATTTACCCGCGAGGCAAAACAACGGCTGGACGAAGTGGAAACAAAAGTGGAAGAGATGCTGGCCGAAGCCCATAGAAAACAATTGGCTGCTTTACAGGAAACCGAACGGATGAAACGGGAGATGATCGAGAACGCAAAAAAAGAAGCTGCCGATGAAGTCCGGAAGATGATGGAAGAGGCAAAAGCTTCTATGGAACAGGCTAAACGGGAGGCCGAAAAACAAATGAGGCGACAGGTGAGCCGTTTGTCACTCGAGATCGCGGAGAAAGTATTGAGAAAAGATTTGTCGAAAGATACTGCTCAGGTAGAATTGGTGGATCGAATGTTGGATGAGCTGGAATCAGCTCAGAAACTGTAA
- a CDS encoding acyl carrier protein: protein MDTTELLEILNGIFRKVLKRDDITLTESTTAHDVDGWDSLTNMVLITEIENKFGVRFSFREIVKLKNVGDLCHTIKNKAK, encoded by the coding sequence ATGGATACAACAGAATTATTGGAGATACTGAACGGAATATTCAGAAAAGTGTTAAAGAGAGACGACATTACATTGACCGAAAGCACTACTGCCCACGATGTGGACGGATGGGATTCGCTGACCAATATGGTACTAATCACAGAAATAGAGAATAAGTTCGGCGTGCGTTTCTCGTTCCGCGAGATAGTGAAACTGAAAAATGTGGGCGACCTTTGCCATACCATCAAGAATAAAGCCAAATAG
- the atpE gene encoding ATP synthase F0 subunit C, with amino-acid sequence MLSMILLQVAAGMSLAKVGAAIGAGLAAIGAGIGIGKIGANAMDAIARQPEQTGNIRTNMIVIAALIEGVALFAIIVCLLALFI; translated from the coding sequence ATGTTAAGTATGATTTTATTACAGGTCGCTGCCGGAATGAGTCTGGCAAAAGTGGGTGCTGCCATCGGCGCAGGGTTAGCTGCTATCGGTGCAGGTATAGGTATTGGGAAGATCGGGGCGAATGCCATGGACGCTATTGCCCGCCAACCCGAGCAGACCGGGAATATTCGTACGAATATGATCGTGATCGCTGCTTTGATTGAAGGTGTCGCTTTGTTTGCTATCATTGTATGTTTGTTGGCTTTGTTTATATAA
- a CDS encoding F0F1 ATP synthase subunit delta: MDEGLIARRYALAMLKVAQKYNAAEEVYQKMKTFEQNYISHPDLHKALLNPILSPRDKEQLLTIAIGIEPGTLYLRGIRLLIKNHREMYIRSICLMYQKLYRKVYQIGRIKIITAVALKQETLDRIKKLVTDRTSRQIEFVEKVDPAIIGGFVLRVNSMQLDYSVGGELKKIAKQLK; encoded by the coding sequence ATGGATGAAGGTTTAATAGCACGGAGATACGCTTTGGCTATGCTGAAAGTAGCACAGAAATATAATGCTGCGGAAGAGGTATATCAAAAAATGAAGACCTTCGAACAAAATTATATTTCCCATCCCGATTTACATAAGGCATTACTGAATCCGATATTGTCTCCCCGGGATAAAGAACAATTGTTGACGATCGCTATCGGGATCGAACCCGGAACGTTGTATCTGCGGGGAATCCGTTTGCTGATAAAAAATCACCGCGAGATGTATATCCGCTCTATTTGTCTGATGTACCAGAAGTTATACCGGAAGGTGTACCAGATCGGACGAATAAAGATTATCACGGCGGTTGCTTTGAAGCAGGAGACGCTGGACCGGATAAAAAAACTGGTGACGGACCGGACTTCCAGACAGATCGAATTTGTCGAAAAGGTAGATCCGGCTATTATCGGGGGCTTTGTACTCCGGGTAAATTCCATGCAGCTCGATTATTCAGTAGGCGGAGAGTTGAAAAAAATCGCAAAGCAATTGAAATAG
- a CDS encoding F0F1 ATP synthase subunit epsilon, with protein MRLEIISAEKVLFKGNVQRVTLPGSLGTFTILEQHAPLISTLTHGNVVYDTGGGEKQLTIDSGVVEVLDNRIVVCIN; from the coding sequence ATGAGACTGGAAATAATATCTGCAGAAAAAGTGTTGTTTAAAGGGAATGTACAACGGGTGACTTTACCCGGTTCCCTGGGAACTTTTACTATCTTGGAACAACATGCCCCCCTGATTTCCACACTCACGCATGGAAATGTGGTTTATGATACAGGAGGAGGAGAAAAGCAACTGACGATCGATTCGGGAGTTGTCGAAGTATTGGATAATCGGATTGTCGTTTGTATTAATTAG
- a CDS encoding MBOAT family O-acyltransferase, producing the protein MSFISLEFVLLFLLCFTLYHFISDKGRKLVLLAASGVFIGYFNPAFLVTALVVSLFTYGAAILIEQAREKGRGFRLIYWGGISCLVLCWIGFRYANRLTGDSGFIFPLGMSFYTFQAIGYLTEVYWEEEKAERRPIDFLLYMLLFMKFLSGPIERSADLLPQVRKLSPASYSMMTYGLKLIVVGLVKKLVLADHIAPYIDGVFSSMHTASGVQLLMACLLYPIELYADFSGYTDMAIGIGMLFGLKLSSNFAHPFAAQTTAEFWRRWHISLSSWVRDYLFLPLSSFTRRWGQWGVAASLMVTFIALGVWHGAGWTFAVYGFIQGLVIVWELRTERIRNKVRKHIGGRLFAMLSVIRTYLIFAVSLVFFKAKSVSDAFYFLRNISFQTHASWKEINIGMSDHICIVAGAALLLMLLYDFFMSKGDLHRRLERQPILLRWTIYYLIVFALFAYGKFGTENFIYLQF; encoded by the coding sequence ATGTCATTCATTTCCCTTGAATTTGTCCTGCTGTTCCTGCTCTGTTTCACATTATACCATTTTATCAGTGATAAAGGACGGAAGTTAGTTCTGCTTGCGGCAAGCGGAGTTTTCATCGGATACTTCAATCCCGCATTCCTTGTCACGGCACTGGTCGTAAGCCTTTTTACATACGGCGCCGCGATACTTATTGAGCAAGCCCGTGAAAAAGGAAGAGGTTTCCGTTTGATTTACTGGGGCGGCATATCCTGTCTTGTCCTCTGCTGGATTGGTTTCAGGTATGCCAACCGGCTAACCGGAGACTCAGGTTTTATTTTCCCATTGGGAATGTCTTTCTATACATTCCAGGCCATCGGTTACTTGACGGAAGTCTATTGGGAGGAGGAAAAGGCGGAACGCCGTCCGATAGATTTCCTGCTTTATATGCTTCTGTTCATGAAGTTCTTGTCAGGTCCCATTGAGCGGTCTGCCGATTTGCTTCCGCAAGTCCGGAAACTCTCTCCGGCATCCTATTCCATGATGACTTATGGCTTGAAACTGATTGTGGTGGGATTGGTGAAAAAATTGGTACTTGCCGACCATATAGCACCCTATATTGATGGGGTGTTCAGTTCGATGCACACTGCATCGGGTGTACAACTGCTTATGGCCTGCCTTCTCTATCCCATCGAACTTTATGCCGATTTCTCCGGCTACACGGATATGGCGATTGGAATAGGAATGTTGTTCGGATTGAAACTGTCATCCAACTTTGCGCATCCCTTCGCCGCCCAAACCACGGCTGAGTTCTGGCGCCGCTGGCACATCTCCCTTTCCTCCTGGGTACGGGATTACCTTTTTCTGCCCCTGTCATCGTTCACACGCCGTTGGGGACAGTGGGGTGTGGCGGCAAGCCTCATGGTGACATTTATCGCTTTGGGCGTATGGCACGGTGCAGGATGGACATTTGCCGTCTATGGATTTATACAGGGACTTGTGATTGTATGGGAGCTAAGGACTGAAAGAATACGGAATAAGGTAAGGAAACATATCGGGGGACGGCTGTTCGCCATGCTCTCGGTCATCCGCACCTACCTCATTTTTGCCGTATCGTTGGTGTTCTTCAAAGCAAAGTCCGTTTCCGACGCATTCTATTTCCTGCGGAATATCTCTTTTCAGACCCATGCGAGCTGGAAAGAAATCAATATCGGTATGTCAGACCACATCTGCATCGTGGCAGGTGCCGCGTTATTGCTGATGCTGCTTTATGATTTTTTTATGTCTAAAGGCGACTTGCACCGCCGTCTTGAAAGGCAGCCTATTCTGTTACGCTGGACTATCTACTATTTAATCGTATTCGCGCTGTTCGCCTATGGCAAGTTCGGCACGGAGAACTTCATATATCTGCAATTCTGA
- a CDS encoding amino acid adenylation domain-containing protein — protein MKKTNDADMLAAIVRASNRYAMRPALVIDDRTYTYQELFGLAGSICETLRNLKEDIIGITAENRMETYASILAVLLSGKTYVMLHPDYPAERNCRIARQSGIGLLLYSGENGDILPPDISAGRVCVSSHRQTSHSGVVTYDVNPDVPAYIIFTSGSTGEPKGVPISRRNLNAFYKAYRALGWELDESDRMLQMFELTFDVSVVSFLYPLTLGACVYAVPQKGMKYLNVLDIMERHRLTFAAVAPSVLRLSRPYFGEISFPDLRYLIVTAEATDVNLLDEFRPCIPNATVINLYGPTEATIYCTSYVIPAEGAKHHNGMAAIGKPFPGMDYMIASPSGKQLPAGETGELWIAGPQLMCGYWRTPEKAAGCFVTTPFGKLYYRTGDLCQVDADGDIIYCGRKDTQVKIQGFRIELGEIEYHVKAFYKHGCNAVVLPVYATDGSCELHLAVEKEAEDTESLERYMQSHLPPYMLPRRIHFIPCFPQNNSNKIDRNQLLKYITQ, from the coding sequence ATGAAGAAGACAAATGATGCAGATATGCTGGCCGCTATAGTCCGGGCATCGAACCGTTATGCCATGCGTCCGGCACTGGTTATTGACGACCGGACTTATACCTATCAGGAATTGTTTGGATTGGCAGGAAGCATTTGTGAAACGCTGAGGAATCTCAAAGAAGACATCATCGGCATCACGGCTGAAAACCGTATGGAAACCTACGCATCCATTTTGGCGGTGCTGCTTTCCGGAAAAACATACGTCATGTTGCATCCCGATTATCCGGCAGAACGCAACTGCCGGATAGCCCGGCAATCCGGCATCGGTCTGTTGCTTTACAGTGGAGAGAACGGCGATATACTTCCCCCTGACATCAGTGCCGGACGGGTGTGCGTCTCCTCACACCGGCAAACCTCGCATTCCGGCGTGGTGACGTATGACGTTAATCCCGACGTGCCTGCTTACATCATCTTCACGTCAGGAAGTACGGGCGAACCCAAAGGCGTTCCTATATCCAGGAGGAACTTGAATGCTTTCTACAAGGCTTATCGCGCTTTAGGATGGGAGTTGGACGAAAGCGACCGTATGCTTCAGATGTTCGAACTGACATTCGATGTCTCTGTCGTGTCGTTTCTTTATCCCCTCACTCTCGGGGCATGTGTCTATGCTGTTCCGCAGAAAGGAATGAAATACCTGAACGTACTGGATATTATGGAACGCCATCGCCTTACGTTTGCGGCAGTGGCACCTTCCGTACTTCGGTTATCACGTCCTTATTTCGGGGAAATCAGTTTTCCGGACTTACGCTATCTCATCGTCACAGCCGAAGCCACTGACGTGAATCTGCTCGATGAATTTCGCCCTTGCATACCCAATGCCACGGTAATCAACCTCTACGGACCGACCGAAGCCACCATCTACTGCACTTCGTATGTAATCCCGGCTGAAGGAGCCAAACACCATAACGGCATGGCGGCAATCGGGAAGCCTTTTCCGGGTATGGACTACATGATTGCATCCCCGTCGGGCAAGCAGCTTCCTGCCGGAGAGACCGGCGAACTGTGGATTGCCGGACCGCAACTCATGTGCGGATACTGGCGTACTCCCGAAAAGGCGGCCGGATGTTTTGTTACGACTCCCTTTGGAAAACTCTATTACCGTACCGGAGACCTCTGTCAAGTTGATGCTGACGGAGATATTATTTATTGCGGCCGTAAAGACACGCAGGTAAAGATACAAGGTTTCAGAATAGAATTGGGTGAGATTGAATACCACGTTAAAGCGTTTTACAAGCATGGCTGTAACGCTGTGGTATTGCCGGTTTATGCTACGGACGGAAGTTGTGAACTGCACCTTGCCGTAGAAAAGGAGGCGGAGGATACGGAAAGCCTCGAACGGTATATGCAAAGCCATCTGCCGCCTTATATGTTGCCCCGGCGCATCCACTTCATTCCTTGTTTCCCACAAAACAACAGCAACAAAATTGACCGGAACCAACTATTAAAGTACATCACTCAATAA
- the atpA gene encoding F0F1 ATP synthase subunit alpha — protein MIKPSETSDILQQQLDNVDLKAEFEEIGTVLEVGDGVANVFGLDNVTSGELIEFENGVRGVAMNLEEDQVGVVLLNLGDRVKENFTAKRTGHIASIHVGEGLLGRVIDTLGEPIDGAGPITGDLLELPLERKAPGVIYRQPVKEPLQTGIKAVDSMVPIGRGQRELIIGDRQTGKTAIAIDTILNQRENYRQGKPVYCIYVAVGQKASSVAALVNVLKTHGAMDYTVVLAANASDSAAMRYYAPFAGATIGEYFRDSGRHALVVYDDLSKQAVAYREISLILRRPSGREAYPGDIFYLHSRLLERAAKIISNDEVASTMNDLPEPLKPVIKGGGSLTALPIIETQAGDVSAYIPTNVISITDGQIFLETSLFNEGVRPAINVGVSVSRVGGNAQVKAMKKIAGTLKIDQAQYRELESFSKFGGDLDPVTQMVIDKGQKNARLLVQPQYAPMPVEEEIAIIYCGTQGLLQRVPLKHVGDFEKYFLDILRVRYRKEVLDELKVGRLDEVVAALLEEVAKEVADKFAAPVKQTEQTEEFVDK, from the coding sequence ATGATAAAACCAAGTGAAACATCAGATATTCTTCAGCAACAACTGGATAACGTTGATTTGAAAGCTGAATTTGAAGAAATTGGAACCGTATTGGAGGTGGGAGATGGCGTAGCCAATGTATTCGGGCTGGATAATGTAACTTCCGGCGAACTGATCGAATTTGAAAATGGGGTAAGGGGAGTTGCCATGAACCTCGAAGAAGATCAGGTGGGAGTCGTGCTTTTGAATTTGGGAGATCGTGTGAAAGAGAATTTTACGGCTAAACGCACCGGGCATATTGCTTCTATTCATGTGGGAGAAGGATTGTTGGGACGGGTAATCGATACACTGGGAGAACCCATCGACGGGGCAGGGCCGATTACCGGCGATCTGTTGGAGCTGCCTTTGGAAAGAAAGGCTCCCGGGGTAATTTATCGGCAGCCTGTTAAAGAACCTTTGCAGACAGGGATTAAAGCGGTGGATTCGATGGTACCTATCGGAAGGGGACAACGGGAACTGATTATCGGTGACCGGCAAACCGGAAAAACGGCTATCGCTATCGATACCATATTGAATCAACGTGAAAATTACCGGCAGGGTAAACCGGTTTATTGTATTTATGTCGCTGTCGGTCAGAAAGCTTCTTCTGTGGCAGCCTTGGTCAACGTATTGAAAACTCACGGAGCGATGGACTACACGGTAGTATTGGCTGCCAATGCGTCCGATTCGGCTGCCATGCGTTATTATGCACCTTTTGCCGGAGCGACGATCGGAGAATATTTCCGGGATAGCGGGAGGCATGCGCTGGTCGTATACGATGATTTGTCGAAGCAGGCTGTTGCTTATCGGGAAATCTCTTTGATTTTGCGCAGACCTTCGGGTAGAGAGGCTTATCCGGGGGATATCTTTTATTTGCACTCCCGTTTGCTTGAGCGGGCAGCCAAGATTATATCCAACGATGAGGTGGCTTCGACGATGAACGACCTGCCCGAACCGTTGAAACCGGTGATCAAAGGCGGAGGATCACTGACCGCTTTACCGATTATCGAGACTCAGGCCGGCGATGTGTCGGCATATATTCCGACGAATGTCATCTCTATCACGGATGGCCAGATATTCCTCGAAACTTCTCTGTTTAACGAAGGAGTCCGGCCGGCAATCAATGTGGGCGTTTCAGTATCGCGGGTAGGAGGAAATGCTCAGGTGAAAGCGATGAAAAAGATTGCCGGAACCTTAAAAATCGATCAGGCTCAATACCGGGAACTCGAGTCGTTCTCCAAATTCGGAGGAGATTTGGATCCGGTCACTCAGATGGTGATCGATAAAGGACAAAAAAATGCCCGTCTATTGGTGCAACCTCAATATGCCCCGATGCCTGTAGAAGAAGAGATTGCTATTATTTATTGCGGAACCCAGGGTTTGTTACAACGGGTACCTTTAAAACATGTCGGCGATTTTGAGAAATATTTTCTCGATATTCTTCGGGTACGTTACCGGAAAGAAGTGTTGGATGAATTGAAGGTGGGACGTCTGGACGAAGTCGTCGCTGCTTTGTTGGAGGAAGTGGCTAAGGAAGTAGCCGATAAATTTGCTGCACCCGTGAAACAAACCGAACAAACCGAAGAATTTGTAGATAAGTAA
- the atpD gene encoding F0F1 ATP synthase subunit beta, with product MAEKFGYVTQVIGPVVDVIFENGGEDLPPIYEALRIERDNGEKLIIEVEQHIGEDTVRCVAMDTTDGLRRGMKAWDLGRTLTMPVGKQIKGRLLNVTGDAIDKLGKLDYTGTLSIHREPPRFEDLTTTQELLLTGIKVIDLLAPYSKGGKIGLFGGAGVGKTVLIMELINNIAKGHNGYSVFAGVGERTREGNDLLREMIESGVVKYGERFQEEMNEGKWDVKSVDMEQVSQSQATLVFGQMNEPPGARLRVALSGLTVAESFRDSNEGGKEILFFIDNIFRFTQAGSEVSALLGRMPSAVGYQPTLASEMGKLQERIASTKYGSITSVQAIYVPADDLTDPAPATTFNFLDATTVLSRKITELGIYPAVDPLESSSRILDPNIVGEEHYNTAQQVIELLQHYQELQDIIAILGVDELSDSDKLVVNRARRAQRYLSQPFHVAEQFTGLQGVMVPLEETIRGFKMILSGEMDEYPEQAFMNAGTIEDVIEKGKKMMKEAAK from the coding sequence ATGGCAGAGAAGTTTGGATATGTAACACAGGTGATCGGACCTGTTGTGGATGTCATTTTTGAAAATGGCGGAGAGGATTTGCCTCCTATTTATGAAGCCTTACGGATAGAACGGGATAATGGCGAAAAATTGATTATCGAGGTTGAACAGCATATCGGAGAAGATACTGTCCGTTGTGTTGCGATGGATACGACCGATGGGTTGCGCAGGGGCATGAAAGCCTGGGATTTGGGACGTACACTGACGATGCCGGTGGGAAAACAAATCAAGGGACGGTTATTGAATGTCACCGGAGATGCCATCGATAAATTGGGAAAACTGGATTATACCGGTACGTTGTCTATTCATCGGGAACCGCCGAGATTCGAAGATTTAACGACGACTCAGGAGCTTTTGCTGACCGGTATCAAAGTGATCGATTTATTGGCTCCCTATTCCAAAGGAGGAAAAATCGGTTTGTTCGGTGGGGCCGGAGTCGGGAAAACGGTGCTGATCATGGAATTGATCAATAACATTGCCAAAGGGCATAATGGATATTCCGTGTTTGCCGGAGTCGGTGAACGGACTCGTGAAGGAAACGATTTGCTGAGGGAAATGATCGAATCGGGAGTCGTGAAATACGGTGAACGTTTTCAGGAAGAGATGAATGAAGGGAAATGGGACGTGAAAAGCGTGGATATGGAACAGGTGAGTCAGTCACAAGCTACCCTGGTGTTCGGACAGATGAACGAGCCCCCCGGAGCACGTTTACGGGTGGCCTTGTCGGGACTGACAGTAGCCGAGTCTTTCCGGGATTCTAACGAAGGAGGAAAGGAAATCCTGTTTTTTATCGATAATATTTTCCGGTTTACTCAGGCGGGTTCGGAAGTGTCGGCCTTGTTGGGACGTATGCCTTCGGCTGTTGGATATCAGCCGACACTGGCTTCTGAGATGGGAAAGTTACAGGAGCGGATCGCTTCTACTAAATATGGTTCTATCACTTCGGTACAGGCTATTTATGTGCCTGCCGACGACTTGACGGATCCCGCACCGGCAACGACTTTCAATTTCCTGGATGCGACAACCGTACTGAGCCGGAAGATTACCGAGCTGGGTATTTATCCTGCAGTAGATCCGCTGGAATCTTCTTCCCGTATCCTCGATCCGAATATTGTCGGGGAGGAACATTATAATACGGCCCAGCAGGTCATCGAATTGCTGCAGCATTATCAGGAATTGCAGGATATTATTGCAATTCTCGGTGTGGATGAACTTTCGGATAGTGATAAATTGGTGGTAAACCGTGCCCGGCGTGCTCAGCGTTATCTTTCACAACCGTTTCATGTGGCAGAACAATTTACCGGATTGCAGGGAGTTATGGTCCCCCTCGAAGAAACGATCCGGGGTTTTAAAATGATTCTCAGCGGAGAAATGGACGAATATCCCGAGCAGGCCTTTATGAATGCCGGAACCATCGAAGACGTGATCGAAAAAGGAAAGAAGATGATGAAAGAGGCGGCAAAGTAA
- the atpB gene encoding F0F1 ATP synthase subunit A, which translates to MKLIRYLLGLSLFLLAGQWVKADETAAESFNPQKSIFEHLGDEYGWNVWNLHIPLPVIVRDEEGAWHVFSSAKLAGGQEYEGFYIAGEGEYEGKVIARNASGHIYRPWDFSVTKNVLALFICALLLCWLVFPLVRWYKKKPYEAPRRVKGMMEFGVGMLYEELIVPILGKDARRFGPYLLTLFFFILLMNLMGLIVIFPGGANLAGNMSVTLVLAVCTFVVVNFSGRKGYWKDIFWPEVPTWLKCPVPMMPVIEIFGVFTKPIALMIRLFANMLGGHLITLVLISLIFIFAAMGPVIMGTSTVIAVVFAVFMGFIDLLICFIQAYVFMLLSAIFISLARPAETGARHEK; encoded by the coding sequence ATGAAATTAATCAGGTATCTGTTAGGACTGAGTCTATTCCTGCTGGCCGGTCAATGGGTAAAGGCAGACGAAACAGCAGCAGAATCATTCAATCCCCAAAAGTCGATATTCGAACATCTGGGAGATGAATACGGATGGAATGTCTGGAATTTGCATATCCCGTTACCCGTGATTGTCAGGGATGAAGAAGGAGCATGGCATGTGTTCAGTTCTGCGAAATTAGCCGGCGGACAGGAATATGAAGGTTTTTATATTGCCGGTGAGGGAGAATACGAGGGAAAAGTGATTGCCCGGAATGCTTCCGGCCATATTTACCGGCCCTGGGATTTTTCGGTCACTAAAAATGTACTGGCCTTATTTATATGTGCTTTACTGCTTTGTTGGCTCGTCTTTCCATTGGTCCGGTGGTATAAGAAGAAACCGTATGAAGCGCCGCGGCGTGTAAAAGGAATGATGGAATTTGGAGTCGGTATGTTGTATGAGGAGTTGATTGTACCGATTTTAGGGAAAGATGCCCGGCGTTTCGGACCGTATTTGCTGACCTTATTTTTCTTTATTCTCTTGATGAATTTGATGGGCTTGATTGTTATTTTTCCGGGAGGTGCCAATCTGGCCGGAAATATGTCTGTCACTTTAGTGTTGGCTGTGTGTACTTTTGTCGTAGTCAACTTTTCAGGACGTAAGGGATATTGGAAAGATATTTTTTGGCCCGAAGTGCCGACCTGGTTGAAATGTCCGGTTCCGATGATGCCTGTCATCGAGATTTTCGGTGTGTTTACCAAACCGATTGCCTTGATGATCCGGTTGTTTGCCAATATGCTCGGTGGACATTTGATTACTTTGGTTCTGATTTCCCTGATTTTCATTTTTGCAGCGATGGGACCTGTGATTATGGGGACTTCGACCGTGATTGCCGTTGTGTTTGCTGTATTTATGGGATTTATCGATTTGTTGATTTGCTTCATACAGGCTTATGTATTTATGTTGTTGTCTGCCATTTTTATTTCTTTGGCAAGACCTGCGGAAACCGGGGCCCGGCATGAGAAATGA